In the genome of Armatimonadota bacterium, the window AATGAAGAAGGGACGGGTGTTGAGCCCGTCCCTACGGTCTACGGACCGGTTCTGCAGGCTTGTCGCTCATGATTTTCCTTCCTTTGCCAGCTTCTTGTTGATCGCCAGCATCAGTCGAGACTTCTTGCGCGCTGCCGTGTTCTTGTGCACGATGCCGCGCTTGACGGCCTTGTCGAGCGCGCTGACAGCCTTCTTGACCGACTCGGCGGTCGCGGCCGCATCGCCCGTGCCGGCGACTTCCTTGCCTTTACGGATGAAGGTCTTGATCGCCGACTTGGCGGCCGTGTTCCGGGCCTTCTTGATCTGGCTGCGCTCTACGTCCTTCTTGGACGACTTGAGATTGGGCATGGCTCTTACCTCCTTGCGAATGGATTAGCGGGCTATTATACCCCTATATACCCCTACTTTGGGCGGCGTGGAACCGGAATTGAACCATTGGGGCGATCGTTCGTCATAATTACTATCAAATCTCCGAATCGATCGGGAGGGAATCTCTAATGAAGTCAAAGCTTATGCTTATGGCAGCCCTAATTGCGCTCGTTAGCATGGGGTTCGCCCAGGGCGAAGGACAGCAGGGCAACCGAGCCAACCGTCAGCGCGAGGGCATCGGCGCGCAGCCTCCGGGCGGCGGCCGCGGCGGCCAGTTTGGACAGGGCGGAATGGGCGGACAGCTCATCAATCGCCCCGACGTGCAGAAAGAGTTGAAGATCACCGAGGATCAGTTGAGCCGAATGCAGAAACTGCGAGAAGGCCAGCGCAACCGAATGCAGGATTTCGCCAATCTGTCGCC includes:
- a CDS encoding 30S ribosomal protein S20 codes for the protein MPNLKSSKKDVERSQIKKARNTAAKSAIKTFIRKGKEVAGTGDAAATAESVKKAVSALDKAVKRGIVHKNTAARKKSRLMLAINKKLAKEGKS